From one Bacteroides eggerthii genomic stretch:
- a CDS encoding substrate-binding domain-containing protein, which translates to MESRNYTIKDIARMAGVSAGTVDRVLHNRGDVSRTSREKVQKVLDEIDYHPNMFAIGLAAKKRYHIICIIPYYIEHDYWSSVAQGIERAAQELRPFNVGIDYVFYNHADKTSYEKACALLQAEPVDAVLIAPNFQDETLRLTSYLESKKVPYAFIDFNMEQTHALCYIGQDSKISGYIAAKILMNRYQEGQEIVLFLNNQKNSPAEVQMQRRLEGFMQYFAAEHKDLIIHDVVLHKENTASNEELLDTFFAEHPKAALGAVFNSRVYQVADYLQKKGHRLDALVGYDLLQKNVEHLKSGEVNYLIGQRPGLQGYCGVKALCNHIVFKKPVTAVKYMPIDILMKENIDFYFEFE; encoded by the coding sequence ATGGAAAGCAGGAATTATACGATAAAAGACATTGCGCGTATGGCAGGCGTATCCGCTGGAACCGTAGACCGCGTGCTACACAACCGGGGAGATGTGTCGCGTACGAGCAGAGAAAAGGTTCAGAAGGTTCTTGATGAAATAGACTATCACCCCAACATGTTTGCCATAGGTCTGGCTGCCAAGAAGCGCTACCATATAATATGTATTATACCTTATTATATAGAGCATGATTACTGGAGTTCCGTAGCACAGGGGATAGAACGGGCAGCGCAAGAGTTGCGTCCGTTCAACGTCGGGATAGATTACGTGTTCTACAACCATGCGGACAAAACGTCTTATGAAAAAGCCTGCGCATTGCTTCAGGCAGAACCTGTTGATGCAGTATTGATTGCCCCGAACTTTCAGGATGAAACATTGCGGCTGACATCCTATCTGGAAAGCAAAAAAGTGCCATATGCTTTCATTGACTTCAACATGGAACAGACCCACGCATTATGTTATATCGGTCAGGATTCCAAAATCAGCGGATATATCGCCGCCAAGATATTAATGAACCGCTATCAAGAAGGGCAGGAGATTGTGCTTTTCTTGAACAATCAAAAAAACAGTCCGGCTGAAGTCCAGATGCAGCGCCGCCTGGAAGGTTTCATGCAATATTTTGCGGCTGAACATAAGGATCTGATTATACACGACGTCGTGCTCCACAAGGAAAACACCGCTTCCAATGAAGAGTTACTGGACACTTTCTTTGCCGAGCACCCCAAGGCTGCATTGGGAGCCGTATTCAACTCCCGCGTATATCAAGTGGCAGACTATTTGCAGAAAAAGGGACACAGGCTGGACGCATTGGTAGGCTACGATTTGCTTCAAAAGAATGTGGAACACCTAAAAAGCGGTGAAGTGAATTACCTCATCGGACAGCGGCCGGGACTGCAAGGATATTGCGGCGTCAAAGCTCTATGCAATCATATTGTATTCAAGAAACCGGTTACCGCCGTAAAATACATGCCTATCGACATCCTGATGAAAGAAAACATTGATTTTTACTTCGAGTTTGAATAA
- a CDS encoding DEAD/DEAH box helicase: MKFSELKLNDNVLEALDAMRFDECTPIQEQSIPVILEGRDLIAVAQTGTGKTAAYLLPVLNKLSEGGHPEDSINCIVMAPTRELAQQIDQQMEGFSYFMPVSSVAVYGGNDGVLFEQQKRGLTLGADVVIATPGRLIAHLSLGYVDLSRVSYFILDEADRMLDMGFYDDIMQIVKFLPKERQTIMFSATMPAKIQQLAKSILNNPAEVKLAVSKPAEKIVQAAYVCYENQKLGIIRSLFAEQTPERVIIFASSKLKVKEVTKALKQMKLNVGEMHSDLEQAQREEVMYEFKAGRINILVATDIVARGIDIDDIRLVINYDVPHDSEDYVHRIGRTARANNDGVALTFVNEKEQTNFKGIENFLEKEIYKIPVPEELGEAPEYKPRSNDGRKRSYKGGGRRNAGSGKGGNRNNSRRREGRPSSGTKKQE, from the coding sequence ATGAAGTTTTCTGAACTAAAATTAAATGACAATGTGCTTGAAGCACTGGATGCGATGCGTTTTGACGAGTGCACCCCCATACAAGAACAATCAATACCTGTAATACTCGAAGGCCGGGATTTGATAGCTGTTGCACAAACCGGAACCGGAAAAACTGCGGCGTACCTGCTGCCGGTGCTGAACAAACTTTCAGAGGGCGGGCATCCCGAAGATTCCATCAACTGCATAGTAATGGCTCCCACGAGGGAACTGGCGCAACAGATAGACCAGCAGATGGAGGGTTTCTCCTATTTCATGCCGGTTAGCAGTGTGGCAGTGTATGGTGGTAACGACGGAGTGCTTTTCGAGCAGCAAAAGAGAGGATTGACTTTGGGTGCAGACGTTGTAATAGCCACTCCCGGGCGTTTGATAGCGCATCTTAGTTTGGGATATGTGGATCTGTCCCGCGTCTCCTACTTCATTTTGGACGAAGCAGACCGTATGTTGGATATGGGGTTCTATGATGACATTATGCAGATTGTGAAATTCTTGCCTAAAGAGCGTCAGACCATTATGTTCTCGGCCACAATGCCTGCCAAAATACAGCAGTTGGCTAAGAGTATTCTAAACAATCCGGCAGAAGTGAAGCTTGCGGTTTCCAAACCTGCTGAAAAGATAGTGCAAGCTGCTTATGTCTGCTATGAAAATCAGAAGTTGGGTATTATCCGCAGTCTTTTTGCCGAGCAGACTCCCGAGCGTGTCATCATCTTCGCATCCTCCAAGTTGAAGGTGAAAGAGGTGACCAAGGCATTGAAGCAGATGAAGCTGAATGTTGGAGAGATGCATTCGGATCTTGAGCAGGCACAGCGTGAAGAAGTGATGTACGAGTTTAAGGCGGGACGAATCAATATCCTGGTAGCTACCGATATTGTGGCGCGTGGCATTGATATAGATGATATTCGTTTGGTAATCAATTATGATGTGCCGCATGACAGTGAAGATTACGTGCACCGCATCGGGCGTACGGCACGTGCCAATAATGACGGTGTCGCCCTTACCTTTGTCAACGAAAAAGAGCAGACTAATTTCAAGGGCATAGAGAACTTCCTTGAAAAAGAAATCTATAAAATACCCGTACCGGAAGAGTTGGGTGAAGCTCCAGAGTACAAGCCGCGCTCTAACGACGGGCGTAAACGCAGCTACAAAGGCGGCGGACGCCGTAATGCCGGAAGCGGTAAAGGCGGTAACCGGAATAATAGCAGACGAAGAGAAGGCAGGCCATCCTCCGGAACAAAGAAACAAGAATAG
- a CDS encoding capsule assembly Wzi family protein: MRIPICLLAFIFTGNGIATAQVSPFVEYGATVHTGDNTPLWQVSNQQGLGSIYDNTYVRGGVGYKHKLGKWKFEEKLDMVAAAGMNFKGDKDIFIQQAYIDVRYKWLGLFAGSREKGAPLLNNALSSGDMTWSGNARPIPQIMVGIPEYLYILPRLAIKGEISYGWFTDNKYQERKVGAGYWYTKDIKYHHKEGFIRVGVPNGKWQFDIGMTLDTQFGGHTIGADGSTTDLGNTLKDYFRVFIPGAGGEDKPMNDSQFYQGNFLGSEQIRLTHRADKFSISAYLCNHFDDFSAMGKQNGWDGLWGLEMSFNNFNPINAVVLEFLQTTNMSGPLHGLHEPEEGPVHKTGGSDNYYNNGLYPGWAHWGMMIANPLIASPIYNEDGNMTFKYNRVKALHVGWGGQISPEWSYIAKMSHNRTWGTPGAPTLDILENFSAYASFSYSPERWKGWNFNASLALDMGEIYGDNFGFQLKIHKSF, encoded by the coding sequence ATGCGTATCCCTATCTGTTTATTGGCTTTCATTTTTACAGGAAATGGTATAGCAACCGCGCAGGTTTCCCCTTTTGTAGAATACGGAGCTACCGTACATACGGGAGACAACACCCCCTTGTGGCAAGTGAGCAACCAGCAGGGGTTGGGATCTATTTATGACAATACATATGTGCGGGGCGGGGTAGGCTACAAGCACAAACTGGGCAAGTGGAAGTTTGAAGAAAAGCTGGACATGGTAGCGGCTGCCGGAATGAACTTCAAGGGCGACAAGGATATCTTTATCCAGCAAGCATACATAGATGTACGTTATAAATGGCTGGGGCTGTTTGCCGGAAGCCGCGAGAAGGGCGCTCCATTGTTGAACAATGCCCTAAGCAGCGGCGATATGACATGGTCGGGCAATGCGAGACCCATTCCCCAAATAATGGTAGGTATCCCCGAATACCTTTACATACTTCCGCGCCTTGCCATAAAAGGTGAGATTTCTTATGGCTGGTTCACCGACAACAAATATCAGGAACGCAAAGTGGGAGCGGGCTATTGGTATACAAAAGACATTAAGTACCACCACAAAGAAGGATTTATCCGGGTGGGAGTGCCCAACGGGAAATGGCAGTTTGACATCGGCATGACACTTGACACGCAATTCGGCGGACACACGATCGGCGCCGACGGCAGCACAACGGATTTAGGCAATACACTGAAAGATTATTTCAGAGTATTTATCCCCGGTGCCGGAGGTGAGGACAAACCCATGAACGACAGCCAATTCTATCAAGGCAACTTCCTGGGAAGCGAACAAATCAGACTGACTCACCGCGCGGACAAATTCTCAATCAGCGCATATCTGTGCAATCACTTTGACGACTTCTCTGCCATGGGCAAACAAAACGGTTGGGACGGTTTATGGGGACTCGAAATGAGTTTCAACAACTTCAATCCTATCAACGCCGTTGTCCTTGAGTTTTTACAGACAACCAACATGAGCGGTCCGCTGCATGGCTTGCACGAACCGGAGGAAGGACCTGTACACAAGACCGGAGGTTCCGACAACTATTACAACAACGGCCTTTATCCCGGCTGGGCGCATTGGGGCATGATGATAGCCAACCCGTTGATTGCTTCGCCCATTTACAATGAGGACGGCAACATGACTTTCAAATACAACCGCGTAAAAGCGCTGCACGTCGGTTGGGGCGGACAGATAAGTCCGGAGTGGAGCTATATCGCCAAAATGAGCCACAACAGGACATGGGGAACTCCCGGCGCTCCTACACTGGACATTTTGGAGAACTTTTCAGCATACGCTTCGTTCTCTTATTCTCCCGAAAGATGGAAAGGGTGGAACTTCAATGCATCTCTCGCACTGGACATGGGAGAGATCTACGGAGATAATTTCGGTTTTCAATTAAAGATACATAAATCATTCTAA
- a CDS encoding tagaturonate reductase produces MKALNKQTAPKSVAPERIIQFGEGNFLRAFVDWIVYNMNQKTDFNSSVVVVQPIERGMAEWLNGQDCLYHVNLQGRLNGEAVNSLTRIDCISRALNPYSQNAAFMALADQPEIRFVISNTTEAGIAFDPNCKFSDAPASSYPGKLTQLLYRRFKTFKGDKSKGLIIMPCELIFLNGHHLKECIYQYIELWKEDFGADYEKFKTWFTKYCYVCATLVDRIVPGFPRKEIAQIQKKICYADNLVVQAEIFHLWVIEAAENLSLRQLAEEFPANKAGLNVLFVKSEAPYHERKVTLLNGPHTVLSPVAYLSGVNIVRDACNHPVIGKYVRKVQFDELMQTLNLPIDELKKFAADVLERFDNPYVEHQVTSIMLNSFPKYQTRDLPGLKTYLERKGELPKGLVLGLAAIITYYKGGVRADGAEIIPNDAPEIMQLLKDLWATGDTRKVAEGVLAAKDLIWGEHGDLNTIPGLTDMVTDFLNSIQAKGMLETVKGIL; encoded by the coding sequence ATGAAAGCATTAAACAAACAGACGGCTCCCAAATCCGTTGCTCCCGAACGAATCATCCAATTCGGCGAGGGTAATTTCCTTCGCGCATTTGTAGATTGGATTGTTTACAACATGAATCAAAAGACCGACTTCAACAGTAGCGTCGTGGTGGTTCAGCCCATAGAAAGAGGTATGGCAGAATGGCTGAACGGTCAGGATTGTCTTTACCATGTCAATCTGCAAGGCCGTTTAAACGGGGAGGCCGTCAATAGCCTGACCCGCATCGACTGTATCAGCCGCGCTTTGAATCCATATTCACAGAATGCTGCATTCATGGCGCTTGCCGACCAGCCCGAAATACGTTTCGTCATCTCCAACACAACGGAAGCCGGCATTGCTTTCGACCCGAACTGCAAGTTCAGCGATGCTCCCGCATCTTCCTATCCGGGCAAGCTGACCCAATTGCTGTATCGTCGTTTCAAAACCTTCAAAGGCGACAAGAGCAAAGGTCTCATCATCATGCCTTGCGAACTGATCTTCCTGAACGGACATCATCTGAAAGAATGTATCTACCAATACATCGAATTGTGGAAAGAGGATTTCGGTGCAGATTATGAGAAGTTCAAGACCTGGTTCACGAAGTACTGCTACGTGTGCGCTACTTTGGTGGACCGCATCGTTCCGGGCTTCCCGCGTAAAGAAATTGCACAGATTCAGAAAAAAATCTGTTATGCCGACAACCTGGTTGTGCAAGCCGAAATCTTCCATTTGTGGGTTATCGAAGCTGCCGAGAACCTCTCTCTCCGCCAGCTGGCAGAGGAGTTCCCTGCAAACAAAGCCGGATTGAACGTGCTCTTCGTGAAGTCCGAAGCTCCTTACCATGAAAGAAAGGTTACCTTGCTGAACGGTCCTCACACCGTACTTTCTCCGGTGGCCTATCTCAGCGGCGTAAACATTGTGCGTGATGCCTGCAATCATCCGGTCATCGGCAAGTATGTCCGCAAAGTGCAGTTCGATGAACTGATGCAGACGCTGAACCTGCCTATCGACGAGTTGAAGAAATTCGCTGCTGACGTACTGGAGCGTTTCGACAATCCCTATGTAGAGCATCAGGTGACCAGCATCATGCTGAACTCTTTCCCGAAATATCAAACTCGCGACCTGCCGGGCCTGAAAACCTACTTGGAACGCAAAGGCGAACTTCCGAAGGGATTGGTGCTGGGTCTTGCCGCTATCATCACATACTACAAAGGCGGCGTGCGTGCCGACGGTGCGGAAATCATTCCGAACGATGCTCCCGAAATCATGCAACTGCTGAAAGACCTGTGGGCAACAGGCGACACTCGCAAGGTTGCAGAAGGCGTATTGGCTGCCAAAGACCTTATCTGGGGTGAGCATGGCGACCTGAATACCATTCCGGGATTGACGGATATGGTTACCGATTTCCTGAACTCTATTCAGGCAAAAGGTATGCTGGAAACAGTGAAAGGTATTCTCTAA
- a CDS encoding SPOR domain-containing protein, with protein MIELAQYIEVLLLENDCVIVPGLGGFVAHYAPAMRVAEENTFLPPTRTIGFNPQLKMNDGLLVQSYMAVYGTDFSDATKIVDKTVKELLSLLHEDGKADLPNVGELRYSIHDTYDFVPYNNKITTPHLYGLDCFEMQELTVLRKPYDNKAVPFTPAVRKEKKRAYRIGINPSYLTNAAAMIAIVALFFFFSTPIENTEVVEANYARLLPGDLFEQIEKQSLAITPIVVRQQPRAKKARASQANLSQTANKKTVAPVAVKEVKVRQQPVAVPASRPETETAPTVSVPQPTNMPYHIIVASVGTEKDANAMAQQLVAKGYAGAKAIIGDGKMRVSIQSCATEKEAYRALNQIRLDETYQSAWVLKK; from the coding sequence ATGATTGAATTAGCACAGTATATAGAAGTATTGTTATTGGAGAATGATTGTGTCATTGTTCCGGGTTTGGGCGGATTTGTCGCCCACTACGCTCCGGCAATGAGAGTGGCGGAAGAGAATACGTTTTTGCCCCCTACCCGTACCATCGGTTTCAATCCGCAGTTGAAGATGAACGATGGGCTGCTGGTGCAATCTTATATGGCTGTATATGGCACTGACTTTTCCGATGCCACTAAGATTGTGGACAAAACGGTAAAAGAATTATTGTCCCTTCTCCATGAAGACGGGAAGGCGGATTTGCCCAATGTGGGTGAATTGCGTTATTCCATTCATGATACTTACGACTTCGTTCCTTACAACAATAAGATTACCACTCCACATCTGTATGGACTGGACTGTTTTGAGATGCAGGAACTGACAGTCTTGCGCAAGCCTTATGACAACAAGGCTGTTCCTTTCACACCTGCTGTGCGGAAAGAGAAGAAACGTGCGTATAGGATTGGCATCAACCCCTCTTATCTGACTAATGCGGCCGCTATGATAGCCATTGTGGCTCTGTTCTTTTTCTTTTCTACACCCATAGAGAATACCGAAGTGGTGGAAGCCAACTATGCCCGGTTGCTTCCCGGCGACTTGTTCGAACAGATCGAGAAACAGTCTTTGGCCATCACTCCGATTGTTGTCCGTCAGCAACCTCGTGCCAAGAAAGCAAGAGCTTCTCAGGCCAATCTGTCGCAGACGGCAAACAAAAAGACTGTGGCTCCTGTTGCTGTGAAAGAAGTGAAAGTCCGCCAGCAGCCTGTTGCGGTTCCTGCCAGCCGCCCTGAAACGGAGACGGCACCCACTGTTTCTGTCCCTCAACCGACAAATATGCCTTATCATATCATCGTTGCCAGTGTAGGCACCGAAAAAGATGCCAACGCTATGGCGCAACAGTTAGTTGCCAAAGGATATGCAGGCGCCAAAGCGATTATAGGCGACGGCAAGATGCGTGTCAGCATCCAGTCATGTGCCACAGAGAAAGAAGCATATCGCGCTTTAAATCAAATCCGTCTGGATGAAACATACCAAAGTGCTTGGGTGCTGAAGAAATGA
- a CDS encoding DUF6078 family protein → MENNSELNNRAAQYTLCFNAQCSKAESCLRHSMTQYNTAQNARLSVINPLCYPAAGKECPHFRTNKKVRVAWGFKTLYDNMPARISHAIHLNLEAIFRHSPYYRYRNQKLGLTPKQQECIRQVCKKHGWNEEIVFDRYTEEYEW, encoded by the coding sequence ATGGAAAATAACTCCGAACTAAACAACCGGGCAGCCCAATACACATTGTGCTTCAACGCCCAATGTTCCAAAGCCGAAAGCTGCCTCCGGCATAGTATGACACAATACAACACAGCGCAAAACGCCCGATTATCCGTCATCAATCCCCTTTGTTATCCCGCTGCAGGAAAGGAGTGCCCTCATTTCCGCACAAACAAAAAGGTACGGGTGGCATGGGGCTTCAAAACCCTTTACGACAATATGCCTGCACGCATTTCTCATGCCATCCACCTCAATTTGGAAGCTATCTTCAGACATTCTCCCTATTACCGGTATCGCAATCAGAAGCTGGGACTCACTCCGAAACAACAGGAATGTATCCGCCAAGTATGCAAAAAGCATGGTTGGAATGAGGAGATTGTATTCGATCGGTATACCGAAGAGTACGAGTGGTAA
- a CDS encoding FHA domain-containing protein, which produces MKRIRCPKCENYLTFDETKYTEGQSLVFVCENCKKQFSIRLGKTKMKVPQKEECLDETEYKEAFGSITVIENVFGFKQVLPLQEGDNKIGRRCVGTVINVPIETSDMSMDRNHCVINVKRNKQGKLVYTLRDAPSLTGTFLNNEILGDKDRVRIEDGAIVTIGATTFILRAAE; this is translated from the coding sequence ATGAAACGTATCCGTTGCCCCAAATGTGAGAACTATCTGACTTTCGATGAAACAAAATACACAGAAGGCCAGTCTTTGGTGTTTGTCTGCGAGAACTGCAAGAAACAATTCAGCATCCGCTTGGGTAAGACAAAGATGAAAGTACCGCAGAAAGAGGAGTGCTTGGATGAAACAGAATACAAAGAAGCTTTCGGAAGCATTACGGTGATCGAGAATGTTTTCGGGTTCAAGCAGGTACTGCCGTTGCAGGAGGGAGATAATAAGATTGGGCGCCGGTGTGTGGGAACCGTTATCAACGTTCCGATAGAGACCTCGGACATGAGTATGGACCGCAACCACTGCGTCATCAACGTGAAACGCAACAAGCAGGGAAAACTTGTTTATACGCTGCGTGACGCTCCGAGCCTGACGGGCACTTTCCTTAACAATGAAATTTTAGGCGATAAGGATCGCGTCCGCATTGAAGACGGAGCGATTGTGACTATCGGCGCTACCACGTTCATCCTTCGGGCGGCAGAGTAG
- the rfbC gene encoding dTDP-4-dehydrorhamnose 3,5-epimerase produces the protein MNYIQTEIEGVWIIEPKVFNDARGYFMEAFKEGEFRANIGNVHFVQDNESKSSFGVLRGLHYQKGEYSQAKLVRVIKGKVLDVAVDLRQSSPTFGKYVSVELSEENKRQFFIPRGFAHGFLVLSEEAIFTYKVDNGYAPEAEASIRFNDETVGIDWPVAESQLLLSEKDGHAVSFKDAEYFE, from the coding sequence ATGAACTACATACAAACAGAAATTGAGGGCGTATGGATCATCGAACCGAAAGTGTTCAATGACGCACGCGGCTACTTCATGGAAGCATTTAAAGAAGGAGAATTTCGTGCCAACATCGGTAATGTGCATTTTGTGCAGGACAACGAATCGAAATCGTCTTTCGGCGTACTGCGCGGACTGCATTACCAAAAAGGCGAATATAGCCAGGCTAAATTAGTACGTGTCATAAAAGGTAAGGTGCTGGACGTTGCAGTCGACTTGCGCCAGTCTTCCCCTACATTCGGCAAGTACGTCAGCGTAGAGTTGAGCGAAGAGAACAAACGGCAGTTCTTCATCCCCCGCGGCTTTGCCCATGGTTTTTTGGTTTTGAGCGAAGAAGCAATCTTCACTTATAAAGTGGATAACGGCTATGCCCCTGAGGCAGAAGCATCCATCCGCTTCAATGACGAGACTGTAGGCATTGACTGGCCGGTTGCGGAGTCACAACTCTTATTGTCGGAAAAAGACGGACATGCCGTATCATTCAAAGATGCGGAATATTTTGAATAG
- a CDS encoding UDP-glucose dehydrogenase family protein: MKIAIVGTGYVGLVTGTCFAEIGVNVICVDTNSEKIEALNQGVIPIYENGLEDMVHRNTKAGRLQFTTSLESCLDEADVIFSAVGTPPDEDGSADLSYVLEVARTIGRNMKKYVLVVTKSTVPVGTAKKVRTAIQEELDKRGIQIEFDVASNPEFLKEGNAVADFMSPDRVVVGVESERAKELMSKLYKPFLLNNFRVIFMDIPSAEMTKYAANSMLATRISFMNDIANLCELVGADVNMVRSGIGSDTRIGRKFLYPGIGYGGSCFPKDVKALIKTAEQNGYQMRVLQAVEEVNEQQKSILFEKLQRHFCSDLHNKTIALWGLAFKPETDDMREAPSLILINKLLNIGCKVRVYDPAAMKECRRRIGDSVYYATDMYDAALDADALMLVTEWKEFRLPSWAVIKKAMRTPVLLDGRNIYEKKEIEELGFTYHCIGK; encoded by the coding sequence ATGAAAATAGCCATCGTCGGTACAGGATATGTCGGTTTGGTAACCGGTACTTGTTTTGCGGAAATCGGTGTCAACGTCATCTGCGTTGATACAAACAGTGAAAAGATAGAAGCACTGAACCAGGGGGTTATTCCAATCTATGAGAACGGATTGGAAGATATGGTGCACCGGAATACAAAGGCGGGACGTTTGCAATTCACCACTTCTTTGGAAAGTTGTCTGGACGAAGCGGACGTCATATTCAGCGCTGTGGGAACTCCACCCGATGAAGACGGCAGTGCAGATCTGAGTTATGTGCTCGAAGTGGCACGTACCATCGGGCGCAACATGAAGAAATACGTTCTGGTAGTAACCAAGAGCACCGTTCCGGTGGGTACTGCCAAGAAAGTGCGCACAGCAATTCAGGAAGAACTGGACAAGCGGGGAATACAGATAGAATTCGATGTTGCCTCCAACCCTGAGTTCCTGAAAGAAGGGAATGCCGTAGCAGACTTCATGAGCCCCGACCGAGTTGTGGTGGGTGTGGAATCCGAACGTGCAAAGGAACTGATGAGCAAGCTCTACAAACCATTCTTGCTGAACAATTTCCGCGTCATTTTCATGGATATTCCTTCCGCCGAAATGACAAAGTATGCCGCCAATTCCATGCTTGCCACCCGCATCAGCTTCATGAACGACATAGCCAACCTGTGCGAACTGGTGGGAGCCGATGTCAATATGGTGCGTAGCGGCATAGGCTCCGATACCCGCATCGGCCGCAAATTCCTCTATCCCGGAATCGGATATGGCGGCTCATGCTTTCCAAAGGACGTAAAGGCGCTGATTAAGACTGCGGAACAGAACGGTTATCAGATGCGTGTGCTTCAGGCGGTGGAAGAAGTCAATGAACAACAGAAAAGCATCTTGTTCGAAAAGCTACAACGGCACTTCTGCAGTGATTTACACAACAAGACAATAGCCTTGTGGGGACTGGCTTTCAAACCGGAAACGGACGACATGCGTGAGGCTCCTTCTCTAATTCTGATAAACAAGCTGCTGAACATCGGCTGTAAAGTGCGCGTATACGACCCTGCCGCCATGAAGGAATGTCGCCGTAGGATAGGTGACAGTGTCTACTATGCCACCGACATGTACGATGCCGCACTTGATGCGGATGCTTTGATGCTGGTGACGGAATGGAAAGAATTCCGCTTGCCGTCATGGGCAGTTATCAAAAAGGCTATGAGAACTCCGGTTCTGCTGGACGGCCGTAACATCTATGAAAAGAAAGAAATAGAAGAACTTGGATTTACCTACCACTGCATAGGTAAATAA
- a CDS encoding DUF4738 domain-containing protein → MKMKRLIIELCCAIALVACGNSQESKAGEEDLRAKSLLQGIWIEDETELPLMRIEGDTIYYTDPQNIPVSFKIIRDTMYVYGNNTAAYKIDRQTEYSFWFHSLADEIVKLHKSENPEDILAFENKEVEVIPITEVMKKDSVVMYKGIRYRGYVYINPSKMKVIRTSYSEDGISVDNVYYDNVIHICVYEGRQMLYGKDITKKMFAGIFPTETLNQMILADMNFMGVNNKGYQYQATLCVPESSVYSLANITIGFDNQMSIKKAE, encoded by the coding sequence ATGAAAATGAAAAGACTCATAATTGAGTTATGTTGCGCCATAGCGTTGGTGGCATGTGGTAATAGCCAAGAATCAAAAGCCGGTGAAGAAGACCTCAGGGCCAAGTCTCTGCTCCAGGGCATCTGGATAGAAGATGAAACGGAATTGCCTTTAATGCGCATAGAAGGAGATACCATATATTATACCGACCCTCAAAATATCCCCGTATCATTCAAGATTATACGAGATACAATGTATGTGTACGGCAACAATACCGCAGCTTACAAGATTGACAGGCAGACGGAATACAGTTTCTGGTTCCATTCTCTGGCGGATGAAATTGTAAAGTTACACAAGTCGGAAAACCCCGAAGACATACTTGCCTTTGAGAATAAGGAAGTGGAGGTGATCCCCATTACGGAAGTTATGAAGAAGGATAGCGTAGTGATGTATAAAGGCATACGCTACCGGGGGTATGTCTATATCAACCCCTCAAAGATGAAAGTTATCCGCACGTCCTATTCGGAAGATGGAATCAGTGTGGACAACGTCTATTATGACAACGTTATACATATCTGCGTATATGAGGGCAGGCAAATGTTGTACGGCAAAGACATCACCAAGAAAATGTTTGCCGGTATCTTCCCAACAGAGACTCTGAACCAAATGATCCTTGCCGATATGAATTTTATGGGAGTGAACAATAAAGGCTACCAATATCAGGCAACTCTATGCGTACCGGAAAGTTCCGTATACAGTTTGGCAAATATAACAATCGGATTTGATAATCAGATGAGCATAAAAAAAGCGGAATAA